The Listeria welshimeri serovar 6b str. SLCC5334 genome has a window encoding:
- the rpmG gene encoding 50S ribosomal protein L33 → MRVNITLECTECGDRNYITTKNKRENPERIELKKYCPRLRRVTLHRETK, encoded by the coding sequence ATGCGCGTTAATATTACTTTAGAATGCACTGAATGCGGTGATCGCAATTATATCACTACTAAAAATAAGCGTGAAAATCCGGAACGTATTGAATTAAAAAAATATTGTCCAAGATTGCGCCGTGTAACTTTACACCGCGAAACTAAGTAA
- a CDS encoding 5-formyltetrahydrofolate cyclo-ligase, translating into MEDKRLIREKILRNLNNIDKIEHRERSIKLAEKLFLLPEWKNANSIGITLARHPEIETETIILQAKKEGKTVLIPKTYYPSRKMEFKKMDSVHPLIKSKFGILEPNELTETVPKEKIDLLLVPGVAFNKSHFRIGFGGGFYDRFLVGFKGTTVSLCLYEQQIEFTQESHDLPVSILIEG; encoded by the coding sequence ATGGAAGACAAACGCCTAATTAGAGAAAAAATTTTACGTAACTTAAATAATATAGATAAAATAGAACACCGCGAACGTTCAATTAAGCTTGCAGAAAAATTATTCCTTTTACCTGAATGGAAAAACGCCAATTCTATTGGAATAACATTAGCTAGACATCCGGAAATTGAAACAGAAACGATTATTTTACAAGCTAAAAAAGAAGGCAAAACAGTTTTAATACCTAAAACTTATTATCCGAGTAGGAAAATGGAGTTTAAAAAAATGGATTCTGTTCATCCACTTATCAAATCAAAGTTCGGTATTTTAGAGCCAAATGAATTAACAGAAACGGTACCTAAAGAAAAAATAGATTTACTTCTGGTGCCTGGAGTTGCTTTTAATAAATCGCATTTCCGAATTGGTTTTGGCGGCGGTTTTTATGATCGTTTTTTAGTTGGTTTTAAAGGCACTACTGTGTCACTATGTCTCTATGAGCAACAAATAGAATTTACGCAAGAAAGTCATGATTTACCAGTTTCTATTCTAATTGAAGGTTAA
- the comGF gene encoding competence type IV pilus minor pilin ComGF: MLKTSQKRDVYFNSNTPAFTLLETILSITIVLSISSLIPLFFQCYNKTIQLSNLDQTMEWQLFLIQARLELEKGSDLRLDENKLSFQKDGNQITYSKYNDILRRQVNAKGHEPLLTKIKDWKIIQKEKQLIMTVKFSDDSSFTTKFPSSETKVSK; this comes from the coding sequence GTGCTAAAAACCAGTCAAAAGAGAGATGTATATTTTAACAGTAATACTCCTGCTTTCACATTACTTGAAACAATATTATCAATCACAATAGTTTTAAGTATTAGCTCCCTAATTCCATTATTTTTCCAATGCTATAATAAAACAATTCAACTTAGTAATTTAGACCAAACAATGGAATGGCAACTTTTTTTAATTCAAGCTAGATTAGAGCTAGAAAAGGGAAGCGACCTTCGATTAGACGAAAATAAATTATCATTTCAAAAAGATGGAAATCAAATCACTTATTCAAAATACAATGATATACTCAGGCGACAAGTAAATGCGAAAGGACATGAACCCTTATTAACAAAAATAAAAGATTGGAAAATAATTCAAAAAGAAAAACAACTCATTATGACTGTTAAGTTTTCAGATGATTCTTCGTTTACTACCAAATTCCCTTCTTCTGAAACTAAGGTGTCCAAATGA
- the rsgA gene encoding ribosome small subunit-dependent GTPase A, translating into MTLKDYGFTDFFEKQEISTESIYGRVTAVFKDFYRVITDEKEFLATIKRGNFYELSATSLPAVGDFVEISKDGQILSVLTRKTVFSRMNKDSEEQLIAANFDYALIVMSLNHDFNLNRLERYLTVAWDSGATPIIILTKADLVEDLTVYTEQLETVAYGVPAYYVDNLSHHGFEALKRDLKPHSTLVLLGSSGVGKSSFINSLAGVDLIKTADIRADDSKGKHTTTHREMHLLNNGWIVIDTPGMREFGVGINHTGLETTFSDIEELAQHCRFRDCSHTKEPGCAVQTAIDDSSLSMQHYENWLKLQREMAYHERKNSPALARQERDRWKAIHKSLRTQLKTRSKK; encoded by the coding sequence TTGACATTAAAAGATTATGGTTTCACAGATTTTTTTGAAAAACAGGAAATATCTACTGAATCAATTTATGGAAGAGTTACCGCTGTTTTTAAAGATTTTTATCGGGTTATCACTGACGAAAAAGAATTCTTAGCAACAATTAAGCGCGGTAATTTTTATGAACTATCCGCTACTTCCCTGCCAGCAGTTGGAGATTTTGTCGAGATTAGTAAAGATGGGCAAATTCTTTCTGTTTTAACACGAAAAACTGTTTTTTCTCGCATGAACAAAGATTCTGAGGAACAACTAATTGCTGCAAATTTCGATTATGCTTTAATTGTGATGAGTTTAAATCATGATTTTAATTTAAACCGTTTGGAGCGTTATCTGACTGTTGCATGGGATAGTGGTGCTACACCGATTATTATTTTAACAAAAGCAGATTTAGTGGAAGATCTAACAGTGTACACAGAGCAGCTTGAAACAGTTGCTTACGGCGTTCCAGCTTATTATGTGGATAATTTATCACATCATGGTTTTGAAGCTTTAAAACGCGATTTAAAGCCGCATAGTACGCTAGTCTTACTTGGATCTTCTGGGGTTGGCAAATCCTCTTTTATTAATTCTCTCGCTGGCGTTGATTTAATTAAAACCGCTGATATACGTGCAGATGATAGTAAAGGAAAACATACCACCACACATCGCGAAATGCATTTGCTAAATAACGGATGGATTGTTATTGATACACCAGGGATGCGCGAATTTGGAGTGGGGATTAACCATACTGGACTTGAGACAACATTTTCCGACATAGAAGAATTAGCACAACATTGTCGGTTTCGTGATTGTTCTCATACAAAAGAACCTGGTTGCGCTGTGCAAACTGCAATAGATGATAGTTCATTATCTATGCAACACTATGAAAACTGGCTGAAATTGCAACGTGAAATGGCTTATCATGAACGTAAAAACAGTCCCGCTCTTGCTAGACAAGAACGAGACCGCTGGAAAGCTATTCATAAATCACTTCGAACGCAGTTAAAAACTAGGTCTAAAAAATAG
- a CDS encoding ROK family glucokinase encodes MNKKLIGVDLGGTTAKLAILTKDGDIQEKWTIDTNIEDKGSHIVKDIGDSINQKLTDLQLDNDNFYGIGMGTPGTVNYETGTVKGAYNLGWAEEQNISEDLEKITGLTIRLDNDANVAALGERWKGAGEGGANVVFVTLGTGVGGGIFAEGKILHGVRGAAGEIGHVTVVPENGYDCTCGKKGCLETVASATGIVRVAKDFAKEFNGESKLKKAIENQENITSKLIFELGAEGDELATETIDKISFYLALALSHIGNMLNPEKIIIGGGVSAAGDQLLTPVKNYFETMVFPAVKESTKLSIATKGNDAGIIGAAWLALPTED; translated from the coding sequence ATGAACAAAAAATTAATTGGTGTAGATTTAGGCGGTACAACCGCAAAATTAGCTATTTTAACAAAAGATGGAGATATTCAAGAGAAATGGACGATTGATACTAATATCGAAGACAAAGGTTCTCATATTGTAAAAGATATTGGTGACTCCATTAATCAAAAACTAACTGATTTACAGCTTGATAATGACAATTTTTACGGAATTGGAATGGGAACACCCGGAACTGTCAATTATGAAACTGGAACTGTAAAAGGTGCTTATAATCTAGGTTGGGCAGAAGAGCAGAATATTAGCGAAGACTTAGAAAAAATTACCGGCTTAACAATCAGATTGGACAATGATGCTAACGTAGCTGCTCTTGGTGAACGTTGGAAGGGTGCAGGAGAAGGCGGAGCAAACGTTGTATTTGTTACACTTGGAACTGGCGTTGGCGGCGGAATTTTTGCAGAAGGAAAGATTTTACATGGTGTACGTGGTGCAGCTGGTGAAATTGGCCATGTAACAGTAGTTCCAGAAAATGGTTATGACTGTACATGTGGTAAAAAAGGTTGTTTAGAAACTGTAGCATCTGCAACTGGTATTGTTCGTGTTGCAAAAGATTTCGCAAAAGAGTTTAATGGTGAATCCAAACTTAAAAAAGCAATTGAAAATCAAGAAAATATTACATCTAAATTAATTTTTGAGTTAGGTGCTGAAGGCGATGAATTAGCAACAGAAACAATTGACAAAATTTCGTTTTACTTAGCTCTTGCGCTTAGTCATATAGGAAACATGTTAAATCCAGAAAAAATTATTATTGGTGGCGGCGTTTCAGCAGCAGGAGATCAACTATTGACGCCAGTTAAAAATTATTTTGAAACGATGGTATTTCCAGCAGTTAAAGAGTCGACCAAGTTATCTATTGCAACAAAAGGAAATGATGCGGGTATTATTGGCGCAGCTTGGTTAGCTTTACCAACAGAAGATTAA
- the comGA gene encoding competence type IV pilus ATPase ComGA, translating into MPQKLMDHIIFQALHVNASDIHIHPLKNRYLLRLRVNGVLIPLLYLPFDNGEKLISFLKFQAALDISEKRKPQSGSYETKKHDEKIALRISTMPNKDFQESMVIRIFRYKYPIPFLESSLFSKLPQQILEQCENQTGLFLFSGSTGSGKSSSMYSLVSSIQNKTELQIITVEDPVEHYSPEFLQIEINEKAGVNYAPIIRSVLRHDPDILIIGEIRDKETAKMVIRAALTGHLVLSTVHAGNPFGVLLRLLEFGVSEEELAQCLLGISFQELIPLFCTYCGTLCHPFCTHLPRKRTAIYEVLTKYDIKTYLHSDKQQNTPKYTLQAMYQKGVAYGFFSTS; encoded by the coding sequence ATGCCACAAAAATTAATGGATCATATCATATTTCAAGCTCTTCATGTGAATGCGAGTGATATCCATATCCACCCTTTAAAAAATCGATATTTACTTCGTTTGAGGGTGAATGGTGTACTCATTCCTCTCCTCTATCTTCCTTTTGATAATGGAGAAAAATTAATATCTTTTCTAAAGTTTCAAGCAGCCTTAGATATAAGCGAAAAAAGAAAACCACAATCTGGTAGCTACGAAACTAAAAAACATGATGAAAAAATTGCTTTGAGAATTTCAACTATGCCCAATAAAGATTTTCAAGAGAGTATGGTCATTCGTATTTTTCGTTATAAGTATCCTATTCCATTTTTAGAATCTAGTCTTTTCTCCAAATTGCCTCAACAAATATTAGAACAATGCGAAAACCAAACAGGATTATTTCTTTTTTCTGGTAGTACAGGCAGTGGTAAATCAAGTTCTATGTATAGTTTAGTTTCTTCTATACAAAATAAAACTGAACTTCAGATTATTACAGTGGAAGATCCAGTTGAACATTATTCACCAGAATTTCTTCAAATCGAAATTAACGAGAAGGCTGGCGTCAATTATGCTCCTATTATTCGTTCTGTCCTTCGTCATGACCCTGATATTCTTATTATTGGAGAAATCCGTGATAAAGAGACTGCGAAAATGGTCATTCGAGCCGCTTTAACTGGTCATTTAGTTTTAAGTACTGTTCATGCAGGCAATCCATTTGGAGTATTGCTTCGACTGCTAGAATTTGGAGTAAGTGAAGAAGAATTAGCACAATGCTTACTTGGAATTAGTTTTCAAGAGTTGATTCCTCTTTTTTGCACCTATTGTGGCACTTTATGTCATCCCTTTTGCACTCATTTACCTCGTAAAAGAACTGCTATTTATGAAGTATTGACTAAATATGATATAAAAACCTATTTGCATTCTGATAAGCAACAAAACACGCCTAAATATACACTTCAAGCAATGTATCAGAAAGGAGTTGCTTATGGCTTTTTTTCAACGAGTTAA
- the comGE gene encoding competence type IV pilus minor pilin ComGE → MKQINGFSLVESIVSLLIFSLVCSFLLPISMTIFQKLDEQKENSQLYQEIFEHSELIRYKSISIHFNDNTIRSYYYKGGIQICAKNQSKERCIF, encoded by the coding sequence TTGAAGCAAATTAATGGGTTTTCCTTAGTTGAAAGTATTGTGTCTCTTTTAATTTTTTCATTAGTTTGCAGTTTTTTACTTCCAATTTCCATGACTATTTTTCAAAAATTAGATGAACAAAAGGAAAATAGCCAATTGTATCAAGAAATATTTGAGCATAGTGAGTTAATTCGTTATAAAAGCATTTCAATCCATTTCAATGACAATACAATCAGAAGTTATTACTATAAAGGAGGAATTCAAATCTGTGCTAAAAACCAGTCAAAAGAGAGATGTATATTTTAA
- a CDS encoding rhomboid family protein, with product MSFQEQYIFWRLTNYFLGVEKYRLIHLHEEKQELWLENNSQKKRPVIRIQMKELSWANVVERDVNHTLHVTENLRKQMGRLKLPLINIYITPFEPMGDISPFFGEPITSPNEKVKLENILLANEQMNEHLDTLVKRLELPESEFILPNEITKDMVTKEREQVITYITSKVNEEQKVARNSKPIVTYSFIGLIIAAFLWIALQGGSTNTFNLIKWGGKFNPLIYAGEWWRFISPIFLHSGLMHLASNAVMLYIVGAWAERIYGKWRYILILLLGGICGNIASFALNMNLSVGASTAVFAVMGALLYLVVLKPNLYAKTIGVSIASLVAVNLFIDLFSTQIDIAGHIGGLVGGFLLAGALSLPKQFFHWRRFAYGISLIAVTILFLYFGFQKGMQPYDPMQANVAVQQYLQDNNKKEASKIIDTLIESRSADAYSYTYASSIALQDKQVDKAEQMAKEAISIDKDIPEAHYYLAVCYQLKGDTKAAIKEADMAKQLSSEPFFDSYYNELEKTKE from the coding sequence TTGAGCTTCCAAGAACAATATATCTTCTGGCGCCTAACTAACTATTTCTTGGGTGTTGAAAAATACCGTTTAATCCATCTTCATGAGGAAAAACAAGAACTTTGGTTAGAAAACAACAGTCAGAAAAAAAGACCAGTCATCCGTATTCAGATGAAAGAATTAAGTTGGGCTAATGTAGTGGAACGTGATGTTAACCACACATTACATGTAACAGAAAACCTTCGTAAGCAAATGGGGCGACTTAAATTGCCGCTTATTAATATTTATATAACACCTTTTGAACCAATGGGTGATATTTCGCCTTTTTTTGGAGAGCCAATCACTTCTCCAAATGAAAAGGTTAAATTAGAAAATATTTTACTTGCAAACGAGCAAATGAATGAACATCTAGATACTCTTGTGAAACGTTTGGAGTTACCAGAATCTGAATTTATTCTTCCAAATGAAATAACTAAAGATATGGTAACAAAAGAAAGAGAACAAGTGATTACTTATATTACTTCTAAAGTAAACGAAGAACAAAAAGTTGCGAGAAATTCAAAGCCAATTGTTACATATAGTTTTATTGGTCTTATAATTGCAGCGTTTTTATGGATAGCTTTGCAGGGTGGAAGCACAAACACCTTCAACTTAATAAAATGGGGCGGGAAATTTAACCCTCTCATTTATGCAGGTGAATGGTGGCGCTTTATTTCACCGATATTTCTTCATAGCGGCTTAATGCACTTAGCTTCGAATGCGGTTATGCTATATATAGTTGGTGCTTGGGCAGAACGTATTTATGGCAAATGGCGATATATTTTAATCTTACTATTAGGTGGGATTTGTGGTAATATAGCTAGTTTTGCATTAAATATGAATCTCTCTGTTGGAGCAAGTACAGCAGTATTTGCTGTGATGGGTGCGTTGCTATACTTAGTAGTTTTAAAACCAAATCTTTATGCCAAAACAATTGGTGTTAGTATTGCTTCACTTGTTGCTGTAAATTTATTTATTGATCTATTTTCTACACAAATAGACATAGCAGGACACATTGGTGGTTTGGTCGGTGGGTTTTTATTAGCAGGAGCTCTTTCCTTACCAAAACAATTTTTCCACTGGCGACGTTTTGCATATGGAATATCATTAATTGCTGTAACAATTTTATTTTTATACTTCGGTTTCCAAAAAGGAATGCAACCATATGATCCGATGCAAGCTAATGTTGCCGTTCAACAATACTTACAAGATAACAACAAAAAAGAAGCAAGTAAGATTATTGATACTTTAATTGAAAGTAGAAGTGCTGATGCTTATTCTTATACTTACGCCTCATCTATCGCGCTTCAAGATAAGCAAGTAGATAAAGCAGAACAAATGGCAAAAGAAGCCATCAGTATTGACAAGGATATTCCAGAAGCACATTATTATCTAGCTGTTTGTTATCAATTAAAAGGTGATACAAAAGCAGCTATAAAAGAAGCAGATATGGCGAAACAATTATCAAGCGAACCATTTTTTGATTCTTATTATAATGAACTAGAAAAAACCAAGGAATAA
- the comGC gene encoding competence type IV pilus major pilin ComGC: protein MFKRKIDWRDDRGFTLVEMLIVLLVVSVLLLLTIPNIVSQSKSINNKGCEAFISMVQGQVQSYQLDKNSIPSVSELVTGGYLKANQKSCPNGNSITIDSSGNVSEKK, encoded by the coding sequence ATGTTTAAACGAAAAATAGATTGGCGTGATGATCGCGGCTTTACATTAGTAGAAATGCTAATTGTTTTATTAGTAGTTAGTGTTTTACTTCTTTTAACTATTCCAAATATCGTTTCCCAAAGTAAATCTATTAATAATAAAGGTTGTGAGGCATTTATTTCGATGGTTCAAGGACAAGTTCAATCCTATCAATTAGATAAAAATTCCATTCCATCTGTTAGCGAACTGGTAACAGGCGGCTACTTAAAAGCCAACCAAAAATCTTGTCCAAATGGAAATAGTATTACAATTGATAGTTCTGGAAATGTATCAGAGAAAAAATGA
- a CDS encoding endolytic transglycosylase MltG, which yields MKKNLRMLALGFLISAVVLFVYDQFFSTPTKADETKSASTKAGSDDSSNTWKVKYEKLLAQQEVDKATEDEAKKKADEDAKKKAEEAKKVKNYTLTISKGDPSSKAGEELQKNGIIKSSSEFDKYLKDNDYEKYVRDGKYNLKSDMNYETIAKILAHKN from the coding sequence GTGAAGAAAAATTTACGGATGTTGGCACTTGGTTTCTTAATATCTGCAGTTGTGTTATTTGTTTACGATCAATTTTTCTCAACACCAACGAAGGCAGATGAAACAAAGTCCGCATCAACGAAAGCTGGTTCTGATGATAGCTCAAACACCTGGAAAGTAAAATACGAAAAATTATTAGCTCAGCAAGAAGTTGATAAGGCTACTGAAGATGAAGCGAAAAAGAAAGCTGACGAGGATGCTAAGAAAAAAGCAGAGGAAGCTAAAAAAGTAAAAAACTATACTTTGACAATATCTAAAGGCGACCCTTCTTCAAAAGCTGGTGAAGAACTTCAAAAAAATGGTATTATCAAGAGTTCATCTGAATTTGATAAATATCTAAAAGATAATGATTATGAAAAATATGTTCGCGATGGAAAATATAATTTAAAAAGTGATATGAATTATGAAACTATCGCTAAAATTTTAGCACATAAAAATTAA
- a CDS encoding YqgQ family protein, translating to MKTVYDVAQLLRKHGIIVYLGKRQYDIEMMEYEVTELFKHNILDREIFATARSILKQELIKEQRKNSSLN from the coding sequence ATGAAAACAGTATATGATGTTGCTCAGTTGTTAAGAAAGCATGGAATTATTGTTTATTTAGGAAAAAGACAATATGATATCGAAATGATGGAATATGAAGTAACTGAACTTTTTAAACATAATATTTTAGACAGAGAAATATTTGCCACCGCTAGAAGCATCTTAAAACAAGAATTAATAAAAGAACAACGTAAAAATAGTAGTTTAAACTAA
- the comGD gene encoding competence type IV pilus minor pilin ComGD, with protein sequence MKNNAFTLLEMLLVLSISLTMITLTIYPISTTLSSLTEKQLLEEVKAAIYFAQLNAITTSNDTVISFQPEINQFSSSTATSALTNIQFDNSLKINHIKPEKFRFSGLDGSINRFATVHFSGKKQTYKLIFQIGKGRFRIEAN encoded by the coding sequence ATGAAAAATAATGCGTTTACTTTATTAGAAATGTTACTCGTGTTGTCCATTAGTCTCACAATGATTACACTTACCATTTATCCCATCTCCACTACACTTTCTTCGCTTACAGAAAAACAACTTTTGGAGGAAGTGAAGGCTGCTATTTACTTCGCACAGCTAAATGCCATTACAACTAGCAATGATACTGTAATTTCTTTTCAGCCCGAAATCAACCAATTCAGCAGCTCAACAGCAACTTCTGCTCTTACAAACATCCAATTTGATAACTCATTAAAAATAAACCATATTAAACCAGAAAAATTTCGCTTTTCTGGTTTAGATGGTTCTATCAATCGATTTGCCACCGTACATTTTAGTGGAAAAAAACAGACTTATAAACTGATATTCCAAATCGGAAAGGGGCGTTTTAGAATTGAAGCAAATTAA
- the comGB gene encoding competence type IV pilus assembly protein ComGB, producing the protein MAFFQRVNWKDDGDFLVRIASLLNKGFSLEASISYLSITSPKNHDRYENIIASLALGNSFAYSLQQNGFPEFICSQLHYASNHGYFAQTIHETGIHMTKKAEEKNALKKTFQYPLVLFSTVIIVFFLLRIFLLPKFELLFSQLSSNGSLGTNFTYFLLEKVPILLGIFLLSLFLFISVLIKKQNKKAAYDRAYFYCRVPFIKQFSRIHYSQNFSREIGYLLKSGLSISHIMQLFASKDSPAFFQSIAKQILPMLEQGLPLTKALEKMPIFEKELYYIAIHGEKNGNLAEEFLFYYQLCHQKALQKTEKLFSFIQPIVFMIIGVLIISIYLSILYPMFSMVNQI; encoded by the coding sequence ATGGCTTTTTTTCAACGAGTTAATTGGAAAGATGATGGTGATTTTTTGGTGAGAATTGCTAGTTTATTAAATAAAGGTTTTTCACTGGAAGCTAGCATCAGTTATTTAAGTATCACTTCCCCTAAAAACCATGATCGCTATGAAAATATAATTGCTAGTTTAGCCCTCGGAAATAGTTTTGCTTATTCTCTTCAACAGAATGGTTTTCCTGAATTTATCTGTTCTCAACTTCACTATGCTTCTAATCATGGGTATTTTGCTCAAACTATTCATGAAACAGGTATCCATATGACAAAAAAAGCGGAAGAAAAAAACGCCCTAAAGAAAACATTTCAATATCCTCTAGTTTTATTTTCAACTGTAATTATTGTCTTTTTTTTACTTCGGATTTTTTTGTTACCTAAATTTGAACTTTTATTTTCCCAACTATCAAGTAATGGTTCATTGGGAACTAATTTCACTTATTTCCTTCTTGAAAAAGTGCCTATATTATTAGGTATCTTTTTACTCTCACTTTTCTTATTTATAAGTGTTTTGATTAAAAAACAGAATAAAAAAGCGGCTTATGATCGAGCTTATTTTTATTGTCGAGTTCCTTTCATAAAGCAATTCTCTCGGATTCACTATTCGCAAAATTTTTCGCGTGAAATTGGCTATCTTTTAAAAAGCGGATTATCTATTTCACATATAATGCAACTATTTGCTAGTAAAGATTCCCCTGCTTTTTTTCAATCCATTGCAAAACAGATTCTTCCTATGCTTGAACAAGGATTGCCACTAACAAAAGCACTTGAAAAAATGCCTATATTTGAAAAAGAACTTTATTATATCGCTATTCATGGAGAAAAAAATGGTAATTTAGCTGAGGAATTTTTATTTTATTACCAGTTATGCCATCAAAAAGCACTTCAAAAAACAGAAAAATTATTTTCATTTATTCAGCCTATTGTTTTTATGATTATTGGAGTATTAATTATCTCTATTTACCTATCCATACTTTATCCAATGTTTTCTATGGTAAATCAAATCTAG
- the gcvT gene encoding glycine cleavage system aminomethyltransferase GcvT, whose protein sequence is MTELLKTPIHPLYAKYGAKTIDFGGWDLPVQFAGIKAEHEAVRTDAGLFDVSHMGEILVKGPDSTSYLQYLLSNDIEKIKIGKAQYNIMCYENGGTVDDLVVYKKSETEYILVVNAANTEKDFEWMVQNVRGDVTVTNVSAEYGQLALQGPSAEKILSKLTDVDLSSISFFGFIEDVEVAGVKTIISRSGYTGEDGFEIYMASADAGKVFEAILAEGVAPIGLGARDTLRLEAVLALYGQELSKDITPLEAGLNFAVKLKKEADFIGKEALIKQKEAGLTRKLVGIELIERGIPRHDYPVFLNDKEVGIVTSGTQSPTFGTNIGLALIDTAYAELGQELEVGIRNKKVKAKIVQTPFYKRAK, encoded by the coding sequence ATGACAGAATTACTAAAAACACCGATTCATCCACTTTATGCAAAATACGGTGCGAAAACCATTGATTTTGGTGGATGGGATTTACCAGTACAATTTGCTGGGATAAAAGCAGAACATGAAGCCGTGCGAACAGATGCAGGGTTGTTTGACGTGTCTCATATGGGAGAAATTTTAGTGAAAGGTCCTGACAGTACTTCTTATTTACAGTATTTACTATCCAACGACATAGAGAAAATAAAAATTGGAAAAGCGCAATACAACATCATGTGTTATGAAAATGGTGGAACCGTGGATGATTTAGTAGTATATAAAAAATCAGAAACAGAATACATACTTGTCGTCAATGCGGCAAATACAGAAAAAGATTTTGAATGGATGGTACAAAACGTTCGGGGAGATGTGACAGTTACTAATGTTTCTGCGGAATATGGTCAATTAGCGCTTCAAGGTCCAAGTGCAGAAAAAATCCTTTCGAAGTTGACGGATGTAGATTTAAGTTCTATAAGCTTCTTTGGATTCATAGAAGACGTAGAGGTAGCCGGAGTAAAAACAATTATTTCTAGAAGTGGCTATACTGGAGAAGATGGTTTTGAAATTTATATGGCAAGCGCAGATGCTGGAAAAGTATTTGAAGCTATTTTGGCAGAAGGGGTAGCGCCAATTGGTTTAGGTGCTCGTGATACGTTGCGCCTAGAAGCGGTGCTAGCTTTATATGGTCAAGAATTAAGTAAGGATATTACACCACTTGAAGCAGGTCTGAATTTTGCTGTGAAATTAAAAAAAGAAGCAGATTTTATTGGTAAGGAAGCGCTTATCAAACAAAAAGAAGCTGGACTCACAAGAAAATTAGTTGGTATTGAATTAATCGAACGTGGTATTCCTCGTCACGATTATCCAGTGTTTTTAAATGATAAAGAAGTTGGAATTGTTACTTCAGGTACACAATCCCCAACATTTGGAACCAATATAGGTTTAGCTTTAATAGATACAGCTTATGCAGAATTAGGTCAAGAGTTAGAAGTGGGTATAAGAAATAAAAAAGTCAAAGCAAAAATAGTACAAACACCATTTTATAAACGCGCAAAGTAA